One Clostridium estertheticum DNA segment encodes these proteins:
- a CDS encoding DHH family phosphoesterase, with product MDYLKNMQKNNTGFIDYNMYNPFLLKGMEDALYRIVKAINEREKIVLYGFYDVDSITAISLLMLVLKFLNADVEYFIPSQQSESRDLVESDITKHIKYLGPGLIITLGCGINSFSEIELCKYMGIDVIITDFHEPIKRPPDTIVVNPKQEGCNYPFKGLCTSGVTFKIAQAISSYYKMKSINKYMDLVMIGTISSKTKLESENRIFAQEGMKKLKNTNNYGICALLKTHNIVDINEDTVSKLALTVMPTINAVGRMDNAKIVVELFITSDSNRALQISKYLDKELKNSLMFR from the coding sequence GTGGATTATCTTAAAAACATGCAAAAGAATAATACTGGCTTTATAGATTATAATATGTATAATCCATTTTTATTAAAAGGAATGGAGGATGCATTATATAGGATTGTCAAAGCTATAAATGAGAGAGAAAAAATTGTCCTTTATGGATTTTATGATGTAGATAGTATTACAGCAATTTCCCTATTGATGTTAGTGTTGAAGTTTCTAAATGCTGATGTTGAGTATTTTATACCAAGTCAGCAGAGCGAAAGCCGTGATTTAGTTGAAAGTGATATTACTAAGCATATAAAATATTTAGGGCCAGGACTTATCATAACCTTAGGCTGTGGCATCAATTCTTTCAGTGAAATAGAATTATGCAAATACATGGGAATTGACGTTATAATCACAGATTTTCATGAGCCTATTAAAAGACCGCCAGACACCATTGTTGTGAATCCAAAACAAGAGGGTTGCAATTATCCTTTCAAAGGGCTATGTACTTCAGGAGTAACCTTTAAAATAGCACAAGCGATATCCTCCTACTACAAGATGAAATCCATAAACAAATATATGGATTTGGTAATGATAGGTACTATTTCTAGTAAAACAAAGCTTGAGAGTGAAAATAGAATATTTGCGCAAGAGGGTATGAAAAAATTAAAAAACACAAATAATTATGGAATTTGTGCACTACTAAAAACTCATAATATTGTTGATATTAATGAAGATACAGTATCAAAATTAGCATTAACAGTTATGCCTACCATTAATGCTGTTGGAAGAATGGATAATGCTAAAATTGTTGTTGAGTTATTTATTACCTCAGATAGCAATAGAGCATTGCAGATATCAAAGTACTTAGATAAAGAATTAAAAAATAGTCTTATGTTTAGGTGA
- a CDS encoding TIGR04086 family membrane protein — MENKVKYSCAAEGVFRASILTLIVLVAYSIITGYLPASMKVTSVFYIVITLVSVLYGSVYAAKKAGEKGWLMGIMVAAIYMLVLYLVKVVGGGSTAIGMREVVRTALALGIGTLAGMLGINL, encoded by the coding sequence ATGGAAAACAAAGTAAAATATTCTTGTGCTGCAGAAGGTGTATTTAGGGCTTCAATTTTAACCTTAATTGTATTGGTAGCCTATTCTATTATAACAGGCTATTTACCAGCTAGCATGAAGGTAACATCTGTTTTTTATATTGTAATAACATTAGTTAGTGTGCTTTATGGGTCAGTATATGCTGCAAAAAAAGCAGGAGAAAAAGGTTGGCTAATGGGAATTATGGTGGCAGCTATTTACATGTTAGTATTATACCTAGTTAAAGTCGTTGGTGGTGGAAGCACTGCTATTGGTATGAGAGAAGTAGTAAGGACAGCTTTAGCACTAGGTATAGGTACACTTGCTGGAATGCTTGGAATAAATCTATAG
- the ruvB gene encoding Holliday junction branch migration DNA helicase RuvB: MEERIITSSIIEEDMEAEYSLRPQRLREYIGQPKIKEKLNIFIKAAQNREEALDHVLLYGPPGLGKTTLANIIAKEMKGNLKVTSGPAIERAGDLASILTSLSDYDVLFIDEIHRLNRNVEEILYPAMEDYALDIVIGKGASAKSIRLDLPKFTLIGATTRIGLLTAPLRDRFGVLSAMEYYTQDELKEIVIRSSAILKVEITQEAAVEIARRSRGTPRIANRLLKRVRDYCDVKGNGIIDLSLATAASELLEIDGEGFDRIDNKILEAIIDNFKGGPVGIETLSYFIGEEIGTLEDVYEPYLIQKGFIIRTPRGRVASEKAYEHLNRPMKKSKVHKNLKQLTVFDDEDNEI, from the coding sequence ATAGAGGAAAGAATTATTACTTCTTCTATCATTGAAGAAGATATGGAGGCGGAATATTCCCTAAGACCACAAAGACTTAGAGAGTATATTGGTCAACCCAAGATAAAAGAAAAACTAAATATATTCATTAAAGCAGCTCAAAATAGAGAAGAAGCTCTGGATCATGTGCTTTTATATGGGCCTCCTGGACTTGGAAAGACAACCCTAGCGAATATTATTGCAAAGGAAATGAAGGGAAACTTAAAAGTAACCTCAGGGCCCGCTATTGAAAGAGCAGGGGATTTGGCATCTATTTTAACTTCACTTAGTGATTATGATGTGCTTTTCATTGATGAGATACATAGGCTCAATAGAAATGTAGAAGAAATATTATATCCTGCTATGGAGGATTATGCTCTAGATATTGTAATTGGAAAAGGCGCTTCAGCTAAATCTATAAGACTCGATTTACCAAAGTTTACACTCATTGGTGCAACTACTAGAATAGGGCTCCTAACAGCGCCTCTTCGTGATAGGTTTGGTGTACTAAGTGCTATGGAATATTATACGCAAGATGAGCTAAAAGAAATAGTAATTAGGTCTTCAGCTATTTTAAAGGTAGAAATAACGCAGGAGGCAGCTGTTGAAATTGCAAGACGTTCAAGGGGTACTCCTAGAATTGCTAATCGTTTGCTAAAAAGGGTTCGCGATTATTGTGATGTTAAAGGCAATGGGATCATTGATTTAAGCTTAGCTACGGCAGCTTCTGAACTTCTTGAAATAGACGGCGAAGGCTTTGATAGAATTGATAATAAAATATTGGAAGCTATTATAGATAATTTTAAGGGTGGACCAGTAGGCATAGAGACCTTATCCTATTTTATAGGCGAGGAAATAGGGACTCTAGAGGATGTCTACGAACCTTATTTAATTCAAAAGGGATTCATAATAAGAACCCCAAGGGGAAGAGTAGCCTCTGAAAAGGCCTATGAACATTTAAATAGGCCTATGAAAAAGTCAAAGGTGCATAAAAACCTTAAACAATTAACAGTTTTTGATGATGAAGACAATGAAATTTAA
- the scfA gene encoding six-cysteine ranthipeptide SCIFF — protein MKHIKTINKTSIKESLKKPGCKECANSCQSACKTSCTVANLACEN, from the coding sequence ATGAAACATATAAAAACTATAAATAAAACAAGTATTAAAGAAAGTTTAAAAAAACCAGGATGCAAGGAATGTGCTAATTCTTGTCAATCAGCATGTAAAACTTCTTGTACAGTAGCTAATTTAGCGTGTGAGAACTAA
- the aat gene encoding leucyl/phenylalanyl-tRNA--protein transferase, with protein sequence MPIYRLSNNLVFPDPSLAEEDGLLALDGDLSPERLLLAYSNGIFPWFSDEEPILWWSPDPRFVLYPKDIRISHSMKKILKKNIYKISFDTCFRDVISNCSNMRKEEGTWITNEMIEAYCKLHELGFAHSVETWYEDKLVGGLYGISMGKCFFGESMFSTMDNASKAAFITLSKLLDEKGFVVIDCQVHTHHLESLGAVYISREDFSQMVKRAISIEPLKLFF encoded by the coding sequence ATGCCAATTTATAGATTATCAAATAATTTAGTATTCCCTGACCCATCTCTTGCAGAGGAGGATGGGCTTTTAGCCCTAGACGGCGACCTATCTCCCGAGAGATTACTACTTGCCTATTCCAATGGAATATTTCCATGGTTTTCAGATGAGGAACCAATCCTTTGGTGGTCACCGGATCCAAGATTTGTTCTTTATCCAAAGGATATTAGAATTTCTCATTCCATGAAAAAAATACTTAAAAAGAATATCTATAAAATTTCCTTTGATACTTGTTTTAGAGATGTTATATCCAATTGCTCTAATATGAGAAAAGAAGAAGGCACATGGATTACAAATGAAATGATTGAAGCTTATTGTAAATTACATGAACTTGGCTTTGCTCATTCTGTAGAGACCTGGTATGAAGATAAACTAGTTGGTGGGTTATATGGTATAAGTATGGGAAAATGTTTTTTTGGTGAATCCATGTTTTCAACTATGGATAATGCCTCTAAGGCTGCCTTTATTACTCTTAGCAAGTTATTAGATGAGAAGGGGTTTGTTGTGATTGACTGCCAAGTTCATACACATCATTTAGAAAGTTTAGGTGCGGTATATATTTCTAGAGAAGATTTTTCGCAAATGGTAAAAAGAGCAATTTCAATAGAACCTTTAAAATTGTTCTTTTAG
- the secD gene encoding protein translocase subunit SecD, with product MKKKKSMILFFTTVLVIVILAYTGFKGFTIGAYRFKPFTETINKGLDLQGGISVLEEVQGEKPDSKTLDRAIELISMRVNKMGISETLVTKEGNNRIRIEIPGVFDSKEILDTVAKSGELKFVGPDKVTILTGKDVKDASAYPGQDNKPTVGLELNAEGTKKFAAATQKFLNQPITIYMDNVELTNPTVQAVITDGKAVITGSKDLAEATRQAQIIKSGALPVTLKAVSVKTVGATLGTNALSLSMKAGAIGTLFVFIFMLLYYRAPGIIANISLILYVVLVLGAFSAINATLTLSGIAGFLLTIGMAVDANVLIFERTREELKTGKSIKSSVDAGFHRALPSILDSNITTIIAGLVLYMMGTGSVKGFALTLVIGVTISIFTALTCTKFLLKLAVEMGLISKTSHFGVKRG from the coding sequence ATGAAAAAGAAAAAAAGCATGATATTGTTTTTCACCACTGTTTTAGTTATTGTAATATTGGCATATACAGGTTTTAAAGGATTTACAATAGGCGCTTATAGGTTTAAACCATTTACTGAAACAATAAATAAAGGGTTAGATTTACAAGGCGGAATTTCTGTTTTAGAAGAGGTTCAAGGGGAAAAGCCAGATTCAAAAACATTAGACAGAGCAATTGAGCTTATTTCTATGAGAGTAAACAAAATGGGAATTAGTGAGACATTAGTTACCAAAGAAGGTAATAATAGAATTAGAATTGAGATTCCAGGTGTATTCGATTCTAAAGAAATTCTTGATACTGTTGCAAAATCAGGAGAGCTTAAATTTGTTGGCCCTGATAAAGTGACAATTCTTACTGGTAAAGATGTAAAGGATGCTTCTGCATACCCAGGTCAAGATAATAAACCTACTGTAGGTCTTGAACTTAATGCAGAAGGTACGAAAAAATTCGCTGCAGCAACGCAGAAATTTTTAAATCAGCCAATAACCATTTATATGGATAATGTGGAGTTAACTAATCCTACAGTGCAAGCAGTTATTACAGATGGTAAGGCTGTTATTACAGGTAGTAAAGATTTAGCGGAAGCTACAAGACAAGCTCAAATTATAAAATCAGGAGCATTGCCTGTAACTTTAAAAGCTGTTTCAGTTAAAACAGTAGGTGCTACTTTAGGTACAAATGCATTATCATTAAGTATGAAGGCTGGAGCTATAGGGACATTATTTGTATTCATATTTATGCTTTTATATTATAGGGCACCGGGTATTATTGCAAATATATCATTAATTTTATATGTGGTTTTGGTTCTTGGTGCATTTTCAGCCATTAACGCCACTTTAACACTTTCGGGTATAGCAGGATTCCTGCTTACAATTGGTATGGCAGTAGATGCTAATGTGTTAATATTCGAAAGAACAAGAGAAGAACTAAAAACTGGAAAATCAATAAAATCTTCTGTAGATGCTGGTTTTCATAGAGCATTGCCATCAATATTAGATTCAAACATTACAACTATAATTGCTGGTTTAGTTCTTTATATGATGGGAACAGGCTCAGTTAAAGGTTTTGCACTTACATTAGTAATTGGTGTAACTATAAGTATATTTACCGCACTTACATGCACTAAATTCTTATTAAAATTAGCAGTCGAAATGGGACTAATAAGTAAAACATCTCATTTTGGCGTGAAGAGGGGGTAA
- the ruvA gene encoding Holliday junction branch migration protein RuvA, with protein MYEYIKGIFIGINKDYIIIDNNGMGYKIYTSGSTMAKMPKTSEHVLLYIKQIVREDFIGLYGFLTKGEIEMFTLVIGVNGVGAKAGLSLLSICSVQSLRYAIVSGDEKTLQRAPGIGKKIAQRVILELREKIHIEQSEVNNFSQLSGGDVVEDRKLMEVLGALMSLGYSEKEAEKALKASDNKLSLENMIKDCLKYLMN; from the coding sequence GTGTACGAATATATAAAAGGAATTTTTATAGGTATTAATAAAGACTATATTATAATAGATAATAATGGTATGGGGTATAAAATATATACCTCCGGAAGTACTATGGCAAAGATGCCTAAAACCAGCGAGCATGTGTTATTATATATAAAGCAAATTGTTAGAGAAGATTTTATTGGACTATACGGCTTTCTAACAAAAGGCGAGATAGAGATGTTTACTCTTGTAATTGGTGTCAATGGAGTTGGTGCAAAAGCCGGCTTATCACTACTTTCTATTTGTAGTGTACAAAGCTTAAGATATGCTATTGTATCAGGAGACGAAAAAACACTACAAAGAGCTCCTGGCATAGGAAAGAAAATCGCTCAGAGAGTAATTCTAGAGCTTAGGGAAAAAATTCATATTGAGCAGTCTGAAGTTAACAATTTTTCACAACTTTCAGGAGGCGATGTAGTAGAGGATAGAAAACTTATGGAGGTTTTAGGAGCTCTTATGTCACTTGGATATTCTGAAAAGGAAGCTGAAAAGGCATTAAAAGCTAGCGATAACAAGTTATCCCTTGAAAATATGATTAAAGATTGTTTGAAATATTTAATGAACTAA
- the yajC gene encoding preprotein translocase subunit YajC, with protein MNQIVSLLPIILMLVVFYLVVFIPENKRKKKYAALLNDLKVNDEVMTKGGIIGKIVNMQEEFVILESGPDRTKIKLARTGIGSVKNSSSSDVVLEKK; from the coding sequence ATGAATCAAATAGTATCTTTATTACCTATAATATTAATGCTTGTGGTGTTTTATTTAGTAGTATTTATACCAGAAAATAAAAGAAAGAAAAAATATGCTGCACTTTTAAATGATTTAAAAGTAAATGATGAAGTAATGACTAAAGGCGGTATAATTGGGAAAATAGTCAATATGCAAGAAGAATTTGTTATATTAGAAAGTGGTCCTGATAGAACTAAAATTAAATTAGCAAGAACCGGAATAGGTTCTGTTAAAAATTCAAGCAGTTCTGATGTGGTATTAGAGAAAAAGTAA
- the tgt gene encoding tRNA guanosine(34) transglycosylase Tgt, whose translation MYKLLKKSGKVRRGEFTTPHGTIQTPVFMNVGTQGVIKGAVSSMDLKEINCQVELSNTYHLHLRPSDKVVRQMGGLHKFMNWDRPILTDSGGFQVFSLSAMRKIKEEGVYFNSHIDGKKIFMGPEESMQIQSNLGSTIAMAFDECIPNPSTREYVVDSVARTTRWLERCKTEMDRLNSLEDTVNNKQMLFGINQGGTYADIRVEHAKAIAKMDLDGYAIGGLAVGESHEDMYRIIDAVVPYLPQDKPIYLMGVGYPSNILEAVSRGVDFFDCVLPARNGRHGHVFTSDGKINIMNAKFELDAAPIDEGCQCPACKHYTRAYIRHLFKAKEMLAMRLCVLHNLYFYNKLMEDIRSAIDNDCFEEFKAEKLAQWNENP comes from the coding sequence ATGTATAAATTACTTAAGAAAAGTGGTAAAGTAAGACGTGGAGAATTTACAACTCCTCACGGAACTATTCAAACACCTGTTTTTATGAACGTAGGAACTCAAGGGGTTATTAAGGGTGCCGTTTCTAGCATGGATTTAAAAGAAATCAATTGTCAAGTTGAATTATCTAATACCTATCATTTGCACTTAAGGCCTTCTGATAAGGTTGTAAGGCAAATGGGAGGACTTCATAAATTTATGAATTGGGATAGACCTATTCTTACAGATTCAGGTGGATTTCAAGTATTTTCTCTATCAGCCATGAGAAAGATAAAAGAAGAAGGGGTTTACTTTAATTCACATATTGATGGAAAGAAAATATTCATGGGCCCAGAAGAAAGTATGCAAATTCAAAGCAATTTAGGATCTACCATTGCGATGGCCTTTGATGAATGTATACCAAACCCATCTACTAGAGAATATGTAGTAGATTCAGTAGCAAGAACTACAAGGTGGCTCGAACGATGTAAGACTGAAATGGATAGATTGAATTCTCTTGAGGATACTGTAAATAACAAACAAATGTTATTTGGAATAAATCAAGGGGGAACATACGCGGATATCAGAGTAGAACATGCTAAAGCTATTGCTAAAATGGATTTAGATGGCTATGCTATTGGTGGCCTGGCTGTGGGAGAGTCTCATGAAGACATGTATAGAATCATTGATGCAGTTGTTCCATATTTGCCGCAGGATAAACCAATATATCTTATGGGGGTAGGTTACCCAAGTAATATTTTAGAAGCAGTGTCAAGAGGAGTAGACTTTTTTGATTGTGTTTTGCCCGCAAGAAATGGAAGGCATGGACATGTGTTCACAAGTGATGGTAAAATAAATATAATGAATGCTAAATTTGAACTAGATGCTGCTCCCATTGATGAAGGGTGTCAATGTCCTGCTTGCAAACATTATACAAGAGCCTACATAAGACACTTATTTAAGGCAAAAGAGATGCTCGCCATGAGGCTCTGTGTACTTCATAATCTATATTTTTATAATAAGCTTATGGAAGACATTCGATCTGCTATTGATAATGATTGTTTTGAAGAATTTAAGGCTGAAAAACTAGCTCAGTGGAATGAAAACCCATAA
- the secF gene encoding protein translocase subunit SecF, with protein MLKIVEKTKIFFAVSLFVILIGMGFMATKGLNLGIDFKGGTALDMKMNQTFVKADVDKIIDKHAKGEYLSKTINDGKELEITVKSDALSPLEIGTMVKDIKAQFKSSELLSQDTIGASIGTELKTKAVTALIVAMICMLIYVGFRFEFNFGAAAIIALVHDILIVVTVYAVTQTPVNATFIAAILTVVGYSINDTIVIFDRIRENQKIMRKSSIEEITNTSVTQTLARSINTVATVLICIISVYVFVPSIRDLSGPLIFGIAVGCYSSIFIASPVWVLLKNRNSKKTSKARA; from the coding sequence ATGTTAAAGATAGTTGAAAAAACTAAAATATTCTTTGCTGTGTCGCTATTCGTAATTTTAATAGGAATGGGATTTATGGCAACAAAAGGACTAAACTTAGGTATTGATTTTAAAGGTGGTACAGCACTTGATATGAAGATGAATCAGACTTTTGTAAAAGCAGATGTTGATAAAATAATTGATAAACATGCAAAGGGTGAATATTTATCAAAAACGATAAATGATGGTAAGGAGCTAGAAATAACCGTAAAAAGCGATGCTCTTTCTCCATTAGAAATAGGAACCATGGTAAAAGATATTAAGGCACAGTTTAAATCTAGTGAATTATTGTCACAAGATACAATTGGTGCATCTATTGGTACTGAATTAAAGACAAAAGCAGTAACTGCTTTAATTGTTGCTATGATTTGTATGTTAATATATGTGGGATTTAGATTTGAATTTAACTTTGGAGCTGCGGCCATAATTGCATTAGTACATGATATTTTAATTGTGGTTACAGTATATGCAGTGACCCAAACACCAGTAAACGCAACTTTCATAGCTGCTATTCTTACTGTAGTTGGTTATTCTATTAATGATACTATTGTTATATTTGATAGAATAAGAGAAAACCAAAAGATTATGAGAAAATCATCTATAGAAGAAATTACTAATACAAGTGTTACACAAACTTTGGCAAGGTCAATAAACACAGTTGCTACAGTTTTAATTTGTATAATTTCGGTATATGTATTTGTACCATCTATCAGAGATCTTAGTGGTCCATTAATTTTCGGTATAGCAGTTGGATGCTATTCTTCAATATTTATAGCAAGTCCAGTTTGGGTATTGCTTAAAAATAGAAATAGTAAGAAAACTTCGAAAGCAAGAGCATAA
- the scfB gene encoding thioether cross-link-forming SCIFF peptide maturase, with amino-acid sequence MSLIHKYIQDNEYYVIDVNSGALHVVDEIVYDLLDDTSLREKEELLEIFKDKYMVEDIEEAYNEILSLIKEEMLYTGDLYRAIAMESGEKESYIKALCLNVIHDCNLRCKYCFADEGEYHGARSVMSAEVGMKAIDFVIEKSGPRKNIEVDLFGGEPLMAFDTIKEIVEHAKVQEKLHNKSIRFTMTTNATLLNDEIMKYMDENMGNIVLSIDGRKSVNDKVRVRADGTGSYDRILPNIKKMVDMRDKSKAYYVRGTFTRENTDFFEDIKHMADLGFKEISIEPVVLPKEHALSLREEDLPVIFDQYDKLYKDMLQRHKDGNDFKFYHFNIDLKGGPCVYKRISGCGAGHEYIAVTPDGDIYPCHQFVGNKDFLMGDIYNGMHNKEMELEFKEAHIYNKPKCNDCWAKFYCSGGCQANNFNFNGDMHIPYEIGCKMQKKRIECAIALKAKTMDK; translated from the coding sequence TTGTCACTAATTCATAAATATATACAAGACAACGAGTATTATGTAATTGATGTAAATTCTGGAGCACTACATGTAGTTGATGAAATAGTTTATGATCTTTTGGATGATACTTCCCTTAGAGAAAAAGAAGAGTTATTAGAAATTTTTAAAGATAAATATATGGTAGAAGATATTGAAGAAGCTTACAATGAAATTTTGAGCTTAATCAAGGAAGAAATGCTATATACAGGAGATTTGTACAGAGCAATTGCAATGGAAAGTGGAGAAAAAGAGTCTTATATAAAGGCATTATGCCTAAATGTAATACATGATTGTAATTTAAGATGTAAATACTGTTTTGCTGATGAGGGTGAATATCATGGTGCTAGAAGCGTCATGTCAGCAGAAGTGGGAATGAAAGCAATAGATTTTGTTATAGAGAAATCTGGTCCAAGAAAAAACATTGAGGTGGATTTATTTGGTGGAGAGCCGCTTATGGCTTTTGATACAATAAAAGAAATAGTGGAACATGCTAAAGTCCAAGAAAAACTTCATAATAAATCTATAAGATTTACTATGACAACTAATGCTACATTGCTCAATGACGAAATCATGAAATATATGGATGAAAATATGGGTAACATAGTACTTAGTATAGATGGTAGAAAATCTGTTAATGATAAAGTTAGAGTAAGAGCAGATGGAACTGGATCCTATGATAGAATACTTCCTAACATTAAAAAAATGGTTGATATGAGAGATAAGTCAAAAGCTTATTACGTGAGAGGAACTTTCACTAGAGAAAATACTGACTTTTTTGAAGATATAAAACATATGGCAGATTTAGGTTTCAAAGAAATATCTATAGAACCAGTGGTGCTTCCGAAGGAACATGCACTATCACTTAGAGAAGAAGATTTGCCGGTTATTTTTGATCAATATGATAAATTATATAAGGATATGCTTCAAAGACACAAGGATGGAAATGATTTTAAATTTTATCATTTTAATATAGACCTTAAGGGTGGACCTTGTGTTTATAAGAGAATTTCTGGTTGTGGAGCAGGTCATGAATACATAGCTGTTACTCCGGATGGTGATATATATCCTTGTCATCAATTTGTTGGTAATAAAGATTTTCTAATGGGTGATATATATAATGGAATGCATAATAAAGAAATGGAACTAGAGTTTAAAGAAGCACACATTTACAACAAACCTAAATGTAATGATTGCTGGGCTAAATTTTATTGTAGTGGTGGATGCCAAGCAAATAACTTTAATTTTAATGGAGATATGCATATTCCTTATGAAATTGGATGCAAAATGCAAAAGAAAAGGATAGAATGTGCTATAGCTTTAAAAGCAAAAACAATGGATAAATAA
- the queA gene encoding tRNA preQ1(34) S-adenosylmethionine ribosyltransferase-isomerase QueA, with the protein MNVKDFNFDLPQELIAQHPLQKRDESRLMVVNKTNREIEHKRFKDIIDYLNTGDCLVLNDTRVLPARLLGVKEDTGGKMEFLLLKRIDVNHWETLVKPGKKAKIGTRFIFGNGELKAQVISISEGGSRIVEFEFQGIFEEVLDKLGEMPLPPYITEKLEDKERYQTVFSKQIGSAAAPTAGLHFTEDLLSQIKAKGVKVAFVTLHIGLGTFRPVKAELVEDHEMHSEYYVLNKQTADVINETKEKGGRIIAVGTTSNRTLESIANTNGRVEEKSGWTDIFIYPGYKFKIVDALITNFHLPESTLIMLVSAFAGQNLVMGAYDMAVKEKYRFFSFGDAMFLY; encoded by the coding sequence TTGAACGTAAAGGATTTTAATTTTGACTTACCACAGGAGCTTATAGCGCAGCATCCACTCCAAAAAAGAGATGAGTCAAGACTTATGGTAGTTAATAAAACTAATAGAGAAATAGAACACAAAAGGTTCAAAGATATAATAGATTATTTAAACACAGGAGATTGTTTAGTACTAAATGATACAAGGGTTTTACCTGCAAGACTTCTAGGAGTGAAAGAAGATACAGGCGGTAAAATGGAATTTTTGCTTCTAAAGAGAATAGATGTTAATCATTGGGAAACCTTAGTAAAACCTGGAAAAAAAGCAAAGATTGGAACTAGGTTTATTTTTGGTAACGGAGAGTTAAAGGCACAAGTTATAAGTATTTCTGAGGGCGGTAGTAGAATAGTAGAATTTGAATTTCAAGGAATTTTCGAAGAGGTTTTAGATAAGCTTGGAGAGATGCCTCTACCACCATATATAACTGAAAAATTAGAAGATAAAGAACGATATCAGACTGTGTTTTCAAAACAAATAGGGTCAGCTGCAGCGCCTACTGCAGGGCTTCATTTTACAGAAGATTTGCTCTCACAAATTAAAGCAAAGGGTGTTAAAGTTGCTTTTGTAACACTGCATATAGGCCTAGGTACTTTTAGACCTGTAAAAGCTGAATTAGTGGAAGATCACGAAATGCATTCAGAGTATTATGTTTTAAATAAACAGACAGCTGATGTAATTAATGAGACAAAAGAAAAGGGCGGTAGAATAATTGCTGTAGGCACTACTTCTAATAGAACTTTAGAAAGTATAGCAAATACCAATGGGAGAGTAGAAGAAAAATCAGGTTGGACGGATATATTTATATATCCAGGCTATAAATTCAAAATTGTTGATGCATTAATAACAAATTTTCATTTACCCGAATCTACACTAATAATGCTAGTTAGCGCTTTTGCAGGCCAAAATTTAGTTATGGGTGCTTATGATATGGCGGTAAAAGAAAAATATAGATTCTTCAGCTTTGGAGATGCAATGTTTTTATATTAG